The Candidatus Obscuribacterales bacterium genome includes the window CTCTTTTTCGACCCAAGTCCCCGAGCTCACACTGTCCTAGTACTTTAGGATGGCTACTCAAGGAACTAGCCAAGTCAAGTCTAGCTGGGTTAAGCAGGTGCGACCCAACCAGGTCTCTAGGCGTTAGTAAGGCGTTTTATCAGATTTTTCAATCCACTCTTGGAAGGCACTCTGGGCTTCCTCGCGCAGGAAAGGCTTCATGGGGAGCTGGCGATCGCCCATGGAAACCGCCAATTCATCATAGATGAACTGATCGTCAAACCCTGCTGCTGCGGCATCAACCTTGGTGTTGCCATAGTAAACCCGGTCAAGCCGAGACCAGTAGATTGCGCCTAGACACATAGGACAGGGTTCACAGCTCGTGTATAGCTCACAGCCGTCGAGCTGAAAGCTTTGCAGTTGCTGGCAAGCATCTCGAATCACGCTGACCTCCGCATGAGCTGTGGGGTCGTTGGACGTCAGGACTCGGTTATGTCC containing:
- a CDS encoding nucleoside deaminase; translated protein: MTEPNSEFMREAIAQSLEGMRHGHGGPFGAVIVKDGTIIARGHNRVLTSNDPTAHAEVSVIRDACQQLQSFQLDGCELYTSCEPCPMCLGAIYWSRLDRVYYGNTKVDAAAAGFDDQFIYDELAVSMGDRQLPMKPFLREEAQSAFQEWIEKSDKTPY